A window of Acidobacteriota bacterium genomic DNA:
CAGGCTCGTGCCGGCGAGCCCGCCGATTACCAGCATGATGGAAAGCATGAGTGTAGCTGTGATTCCGACCTTCATATTCCTGCTCCTTGTTCCTGGTCTTTTCGCCGTTGTTCGGGTTTTGTCGATGATCCGGCTTCAATCCCAAGAATCTCGCGAGGGGCTTACCCTTGGCCCCGGTTGGGCCCCTCGCACATGCTTGCGGTAGTTGTCGCAGCCGCAGGCATATCGGTTCGGACGCCGGCTCTTTTCATACAACGTTGCCGGTTTCAATTCATTGCCGGTTTCGTCAAGGCCTCTTCGATGGCCGCTCTCAAGGCTGCGTAGGTTGTATCCGCAGCCCGCTTTCCGTTGATGAAGATCGTCGGGGTCCCGCTCACACCCGCTTTCATTCCGTCTTGCATATCACGCTGCACGCGCCCGGCATACTTGCTTGCCTGCAACTCCGCGTCGAACTTCTTGCGGTCGAGGCCAACCTTGCTTGCATACTCTTTGAGCTTCTCAACTCCCAGCTCTTTTTGATTTGCAAACAGCACTGCCACGTATTCCCAGTACTTGGCTTGCTCGCGCGCTGCTTCCGCGGCCTCCGCCGCTTTGAAGGCATTCTTGTGTTTCTCCAGCGGGTAATCCCTGACCACCAGCCGCACTTTGTCCGAATACTCCTTGGCTAGCCTTTCAAGAACCGGTTGAGACTGTTGGCAAGTCGAGCACTCGAAGTCAGTGAACTCGACAATGGTAACCGGCGCGTTGGCGTTTCCTTTTGACGGCTGCTCATCGGTCGCTATCTGAAGGACCGGCGGCTCGGGCTCCTTGAGATTTATTTCGATCTTCGCCCCTTGCCTCAGTCGTTCCGCAAACACAAGCTCCGCTCTTCGTTGTTCGTTCTTTTGAAGGTGATCGATTAGCTGATCCTTTAACATATCAAAGTCGCCGCCATCGATCCGGTCCTTGTTTTCCTCGTAGAACTTCGCGGCGTCCTGCTCGCTAATCTTCTTCACGTTCGGCGTCAATTCCGCTTCCACCAGCGCCTTCGCGGTTGTCTTCCGCTTCTGGGCTTCCTGCTCCAGCAATATGTCGTTGACCCTCAGCTCCAGCTCATTCTTCATGAGCGCGTACACGCGGAGTTGCACATCGTAGATCAAAGGCTTAAGCGATTCTTCCAAGTCTCCGGAGGTGATCTTCGCTCCGTTGATGGTGGCCAGCACGTTTGCGCGATCTGACTCCTTCTCCGGAGCAGTCACCTTCTCCACCAGGACTTTTACATCCGCTTCCGCTCTGAGCTTATCGGCGTACGCTTTGGCTGCCGACTCCTGCCGCTGGGCCTTCAGGTAAGCCACTATCTGCGGTTTGAAATCTTTGAACGCCCCGGGGATCCGGGCCTTGTTCTGTTCGTAGAAGGCCCGCGCTTCCGCGTCAGTCGGCTCTTGCGCCTTGCCCACAATCTCTTGCTCGATCAGCTTGGTGGGGGTGGTGCCTTTCTTCATGGCTTCAGCTTCAAGCAACCGTGAATTGATCTGCAGGTTCAACTCGCGGCGGCGTGACTCGATAACCTTTTTTTGGAGACCATCTCTTTCATCTTTGATATGGTCCGCGATCTCTTTTGCCGTGATCTTGATGCCGTTTGCGATGCCTGCCACATCGGCTGGGATGATGTTCTTTGCCTCGCAGCCGCAGTCCTCGTTCTTAATATCGGTTGCCTTTGCGGCAGGCTGTGATGCAGTTTGCTTCCCGCTTTTTGCCGGCTCCCGCGGGCTGGGAGATGCAGGAGACCCAGACTGGGCCCTGGCCACAACCGCGCTGATTATCATTGCTATGAACAACAGAAACATTCTTGTTTTCATGATCTCCTCCTGTGAATAGAGTTCGATTCTGCATTCCATCATTACTCCGCCGTAATCCATCCGCCTACGGGAATGAACTGTTTCTTATCCGTATCGACAGACACAATGTAAGCACCGAGCGCTCCGATTCGGCGATTCGGGCCGTACGAGATTCGCGGGCTCAATCCGGTGTTGAAGTTGTAGAGCCCTTCCAGCGTTTTGATCAGCTTCTCGCGGCTCAGTTCTTTCCCCGTGAGCTTCAAACCCTCCACTAAAATCTTGGCCGCGCAGTATGCCGAGATCTGGGCTGTAATCTGCTTGGGCTGAAGGTTGTGCTTTTGCGCAAGCGCCATAAACTCCGCGATCCCGTCCTTTGTTTGATCCGACGGGAGAGTCGGGAACGAGAAGAAAATCTTGTCCTTGAACTCGGGCGGAGCGTCTAGAATCTCTTTGCTGGCCAGCGAGCCGGGAATCAAGACGTACGGCGTCCATTTGAGCTTCGCGGCCTCTTTCATCATCGCCACCTCTTCGCCACCCGAACCCAGGAAGAAAATGGCATCGGCGCCGCCTTCGCTCAATTTCTTAGCCAGTTGGCCGGCGTCATATTGCTTGCGCGAATAGGTGATCTTAGAAACCAGTTTGTATGCGCGCTCCCTGGCGTGCTCTTCAATCGCCTCGCTGACTCCCTCAGGAGCGCCGCTGTCAGGCGAGACAATCGCAAGCCGAGGATTTTGTTTTTGCAGCTTGTCGCCGATGAAGTTGACCAGGGCGGTGGCTTGCTCTTTCAAGCCCGAGAACAGATAGAATGTGTGCCGATTGAAAGGAAACCCGACCTCGGGATAAAGCGTCGAGGGACCCACGAGCACCACCTCTTTGTCCTCGATAAGCGAAGCGATTTCCTTGTCCGCTCCCGCAATGAAGGCGCCCGCCATCGCGAAGACCTGCTCGGTATCAATGAACCGCTCGGCGTTTAATCTTGCAGCCCGTGGATCGGATGGCGACTGGGCGACCCGCAGCTCGATCTTGCGATTGTAAATCCCACCCTGAGCGTTGACCTCCTCGAAATAGGCTGTCAGAGCCGCCTTCATGGCCTGGCCCATTTCAGCCATGGGCCCCGGTCCCGCAACGATAGTCCCAACTCTTATGCTTGTCTCAGTCAGTCCCGGATCATTCTCCTTTCCAAGACGCTTCATGTAGGCGACGAGGTCCGCGAGATCTTCCGGCGCCATCCAGTACCTGGGCATCGTGTCGGGCAGTTTGTTTCCCGCCGGATCTGTTCCTTTGGTCACGGCCATCCCAAGCGCGCGGTCCGTGTAGGCAGGATGCTTGCGCCCACTCGCGTGCGTGACTCCATAAGACTTGGTGAGCGCTTCCCAGGTTATGTCCGAGGGGACGACCCCGCCTTCAGGATTTCCGCGGCCATCAAATCCGTGACAGTTTGCGCAGAGCATCGCCGCCGCCGGCACCTCCATCGTCCCGTCGCCCAGGTAGCAGGTTATCTCTTTGCCTGACGGACTGCTGCCTCGCAGGTAGATGAATTTCCCGCGCTTCTCCTGTTCGGTGAGCTGACCGGCTCCGGGTCCGCTCGCAGTCGTAGTGCCGATAAGCAAGAGCATCAGCATCAGCCCAACTACAAACACAATGCGCCTGATGTTCATCCTCGTCTCCCCGCCGGACTCACTTCACATCTCCGGGCTTGTCATCAACGACACTCTCTACAACCTTGATCAAATCCTCTGGCTTAGCCATCCCCATCGCTTTCTTCCAGAGTCCGGTACGCAGGTTCCCAATGATAATCACCGTCGAGTGATCGTCTCTTGATTCGACGAACGAGCCGATCTTGCGCAAAGCGAATTCGGCGTTCTCTTTCTTACCGGTGACGAAGAACCACCCCGGCCTTGCTTTGTATTTCTGGGCATAGTCCTTAAGGCGCGGCGGCGTGTCCATAGCCGGATCGACGCTGATCGATATGATGTGAACGTCTTTGCCGAGCCGGTCGCCCAGCCAGCCTTGAACTCGTTCGAGGTTCCTGCTCATCGGAGGACACACGCTCGTGCAGGTCGTAAAAAAAGTGTTGATGATAACCACTTTGTCCTTGAGCAGGTCGCTGTAGAACCGCATCGGCTTGCCGTCCTGATTGATCAGTTGAACGTCGGTGAAGTAATTCCGCGCTGGAGAATCTTTGTCGTCAGGCTGCGTGCCTTTTGATTGCGCCGCGCCGGGCAGGGCCAGGAGGCCGGCGCACGCGGCAATGGCAAGCAGGAGCAACAAGGCTCGATTGCCCGCCTGCCCGTATGATTGTCGCTTGAATAATTCATCTTTCATGTTCATCTGGTCACCTCGATTTGTTCTCCAACTCATAGCTTTCCTACGGTTTCGCGGGCATCGCCGCCTTTTCCATGCCGGCGCGCAGGATGAAGTGAGGGGTCTGGTTGTAATTAACCCTTAGCGAAGGACAGTGGACAAACACATAATACGCCCCGGGCTGCTCCGGCTTGAAGGTCACCTCGTATATCCCGTTGCCCAGTGATTGCCCCCACTGACGGTCTTGCCATTCGCCTGGGGGCCGGAACACAAGAATGCCAAAGTCCTTCAGGTCGGGTCTCGGAAGCCGGGTTGTCGAATCCGTCACCCGGAACTGCAGCTTGACGTTCTCGCCCACTTTAACTGCGGAATTCTCGATCAGCGGCTCGACATCAATCGGAAGCGCGGGTTGTTTCTTGAGCGCCGGATCTGTCTTTGCTGTCGTGCTGAAACAATGGGCGATTCGCGGGGAGTCGAGAAGGAACGCTACATCGTATTCTCCATTTGTCGGCAGCTTGATGTTGGTCGTATAAACGCCCGCCCTCACTTCACGAAGGCTCTTGTCCCACACCATCACCGCTCGCGGTTCCCTGCGATAGTTTTGAAAGCTTCCCATCGGCGCTGCCATCCCCTCAGTGTAGTAATAGATCATCTTGTCCGCCGGATTCACTACCAGCACCGAGCCGCCCTCGGGTGCGGGTACTATCACATCGGCCGTTGAGGCGCCCGGCGCCTTTTCCGCAGGCAACTGTCCGGCGGGGAATTCGAGCACCGGCACGTCTGCCTTCTTTCCAATCCCGTCCAACTGGATCAGGCTGACCTGATCACTTCCAAGCGCCCGCACGTATGCGTAGTTTTGCGTGAAGCTTATTTTGTCGGGATTCTTTCCCACCTTAATCGTGTTCACAAGGCGGTTTGTCGACGCATCAATCACCTGAACGTTATTCTCTTTGCCGTTCACCGCAAACCCATACCTTCCATCAGCGAAAAAGCGAATTGCTTTCACGCCGGGTTTGGTCGTAATCCGCGCGAGCACCTCCTGGTCAACGCCTCCGATTACGACAATCGTTCCGTCTTCTTCATTGGCTACGTACGCTGCTTTGCTCAGCGGAGACAACGCCAGCGACACCGGAAGCCCGCCTGTTTTTATGTCTTTTACTTTGGTGAGCTTTTGCACGTCGATCACCGAGAGCGTGCCATCCTGCCTGTTTGTTACGTACGCGTACCGATTGTCGCCCCTCAATGCGATCTCGTGATGTCCGGCTCCCGTCTTGATTCGTGCCGCCACCTTGAGTTCTACAGCGTCGATCACCGTTACTCCGCTCTCGCTGCCGCCGGCGTCGCTTCCCACCCACAGGTATTTCTCGTCTGGCTGAAATGCAACCCGCGTTGGTTTGGCTCCCACGTCGATATTCGCGGCGACTCTCCAGAGTGCCGTATCGATGACCGCAACCTGATTCACCAGAGGCATCGTCACGAAGAGCCTCTTCTTATCGCTGCTCAGGACCCAATCCTCGCCGGGACTATTCAGGAAGACGAGCGTAAACAGTTTGCTGCTGCCGTATCCCATCAGAGGATCAATCACCGAGATGTTAGCTTCCTGGTTTAGCGTAAGAATGAAGTAAGTATTCAAATCGATTTCAGGCCGGCTGCTGAGCGCCGACTGCAGAAATGACTGAATCTTCTGACGGCAATCCTTCGACTCGGTGAGCTTGCCAGGCGCGCGAAGGTCCATCCACGCTGACGGATGCAGATTTACCAGCGGCGTGCCGTTCCGCGACTCGGTTATCTTGAAATTCACTACCGCATCCTGGCCTTCCATCAGGTCTCTGGACTTCGCGTCTTTGTCGCCAAGCGGATCAATGGTGAACTCAACCTCTATGCCTTCGTGGACGATTTTCTGCGGCGCGCGAGTGGACGAGCCGTTCGCGGGCGATTTAGCATCCGGCTTCGCTCCATTGACGCCGGTGTTCTTCGCACCCTCCGCGGGCTCTTTCTTCTGGGCGGCCGCGCCCGCATTGGTCTGTGTTTGAGCCTCCGGCTTCGTGCTCACCTGCGCTGTTCCGGCGATCACCACCAGCGCGTATGCCAACAACAAAGTCAATGAGCAAACCGTGCGGGCGGCGCTGCCCAAGGGGTCCCGGTTTCCCGCCGTATGTCGTGTTTGACTTGTCTTCATCTCGTCGCTCCTTTTTTCTTAGTTGTCCGATACTACTGCTTACCGTGTTATGCCCTTCATATCTCTGACCGTGTTGTAAAACGACCGCACTCCTACCGGTCCGTCGTTGGCGTAATCAAGGATTGCGAGGCGCAGCTCGGATGAATCCGCGAAGGCGAACGTCGTCTTGCCGTTCTGGCGCCGTATGTCAAGAATCGGGAGATTGCGACAGCGCAGGAAGCTGGCCAGATTCAGGTCGGAGGTCTCGTATGGGCGATTTGTTTCAGGAGGGTTCATCTCCGATTCATCCTTTGCTTCATCGACCTTCATCAGGCTTCATCTGGGGGTGTCGACTCCTGCTTAATTTTCAAACGGGGCGGAACGCGGCCTGACCTGAGTCAGGCCGCGCCCGCCGTTAAATCACCGCTATTGGACCGGCGCCGGATCAAGTAGAGCCGGATCGGTTACCAGCAATGGTGAGAAGACTCTGAAGATTCCCCAGAGACCATTGTGGAATTGGAACGATTGGAAAGTGCGGTACAGGTAATCACCCGGCACCTTGAACCTTCCGCCCGCTCCATTTCTCAAAACGGCATCGAAGTGGAATGTCGCGCCGACTCCGAACTGAGCGCCTGACCACTCAGATAGCGGGTTGGCGCCGATTGTCTTCGAGCCGCCGAGGTACGGTTCCTCGCGCCACACATGACCGTGAAGTACGAACACGTTGTTGCGTCCGTGTCCGCCTGCATTCAGCACGTGGATTCGTGCTTGTTGTCCTGCCGTGGCAGTGAAGATCGGCGTTACCGGATCTTTGCAATCCATTGGCTTGATTGAAAGGCACGCAGGAATCACCGAATTCGACACCGCATTGCTGAAGTCGATGTCGCGGGTTGAGAATCCACCCGGCCCAGCTTCTCCCCCGGTGAATGGTATGTCGGGCATAAAGCCAAGTCGGAACCAGAGCGGCTCAGTTCGATAGTTGAACGCTTTCTGTGCTGTGTCCTCCACATCGTCCTTCTCGGCCACACTGGGCACAGCAGTGCCGTCTCCGAGAGTCGAGCCTTCACCGAACCTCAGGTTGACATCGGTTTGGTGCATCAGCACGAAGTCGCGGAAAGCGACATTGCCAAGCAGATCGTACACATTGGCACGCGCCCTGGAATTGGTGTCTTCCACCCAGTTATTCTTCGCGCCGAGGGGGATCTTGCCCTTCGGCAGGATTATCAGGGAACCGAATGCTCCCTTGTTGCTGTGCTTGATCGGGTCTGACGAGATCAGATTGGTCCCGCCAAACTCAATCGGAACGAGACTGCCAAACGAGGTCGTCTTGTCGATCTTGAGCTCGCCGGCGTACCACCGGTACTTGACGCTGAATCCCGGCGCCGCGGTTTGAACCGGATTGAAGCCGACGTTGAAGCCGTCACTGTTGGTCACATCGTAGAACAACAACTGCGGATGCAATCCAACATTAGTCGACGGCAGCACCTGATTGGCGTTGAACTTCTCAATCAGCATCGGCATCGTATTCCAGCCGGCCAGATCCGGCGCCGTCGCGGGCAGTTTGTTTGTGAGCGTTAAATCGATGCAGTCGCCCACGTTGGCCCTGAGAATCAAAGGCTCAATTGGAACGCCCGCCTTCAACTTGCCCGTTAGCGGATCGAGGTCCTCGCTTCTCACATACATGATCGCCGTTGGATCGTGCAGCGGTCCCTTGTGAGAGACGAGCGGGTGGTTCGGGTCTTTCAAAACGGTTAGGCGAGGATTGTAGACCAGAGTCTTCTGCGGCAGGATGTTCTTGGCCAGCACAGCCGTGACGTTTAACTGCCTCGGTGCCTGCGCCTTCAAGCACACCCCGTCGAAGTCGCCCTGGTTGCTGAGGATTGGTGCGCGAGCATTGACGTTGTTGGGCAGCACTTGCAGGTCGCCCTTTGCTCCTTTGAACACGCGCATGATTCCCCACAGTCCATTCCACCCACCGTCCACCGCCGCGCCCGGTCTGTAGAGGTAGTCGGCTGATTTTTCAGTCATCTTATTCGGCATGTTGGGAACTATGAACTCGAAGTGCTCCGATATTCCCATCATCTGAGAATTCCGGTACCCGGAGTTATTGACCGACAGCGGATCCTCGGGCGTGCCCGGCTCAAACAGCCACTTGATTCCGTGCACGGTGAAGTTGTGACCTTCTTCGTGCGCGCCTACGAGAATGCGGATTTGAACCCTGTCGTGCTCATACGCTCTCAATAGCCGCGTGAAAGGGTCGAATGCGTCTACGTCTTTGTCCACCTGGTAGAACGGCGGATACGCATTGTGCTGATTCAGATCCTCATCAACTCTTTTGATGGACCGGAAAACGTGCGAAAGGTCTCCCTGTTCACCCACCACCTGCTTGTTCGTGTGGGGATCGCGAATCCGGAGCGGGATCGGCTCGTTGCGATAGTTGACCACGAACGTGCCAGGCTCAGCAGCCGAGATGGCTTCCGGGCAGGGTGCCGGATCGCCGCCATGGCAGATAGCCAGCTTCTGGATATTAATCGGCAGAGGGGCCTCTTCCTTGGCGGGTGGATTGATCGCCCCTGCCGGATCCGGATGCGGGTTATCAACACCGCCGCCAGTGCCGGGCAGGTATGCATGTTGGAAGTCTGCGAATTCAAGCATGAACTCGCGGTAGCTGAAGGCCGTGTCCTTGGTCCAAACGTCGACGCGCCAACTGGTCGGGCCTCCATCGAGGAGTCGAGGCGGCGTCACGCCCTGACCGCCGAGAATCACGCCGGTGTCAGGATCGCGCCACGTTGAGCCTTCAGGCTCGATCACCAGACCGGCATACAAGCCGACCTGCTGGTGAGTTGATGGACCGAAGTGGTCGTGTGTGAAGACAGTGCGCAGCGTACGATCGACTTTGTTGTTGTTGAGCGTATTGTCCGCGTACCAGCGCTGAATGGTTGTCTGAGCGCCCTTGACGTGGAAAAAGGGATGCTCCTTGGGATCGAGTATTAGCTGGATTGTCGGCCCGTCACCTATGGGAGGAATTATCAATCCGCCCGTAGCGTTGATCGCCTTTATGCGCTCGATCACCTCATCGGGAGCAAGGGTCCCGTCTTCGTAGTTCCATCCATTTCCAGAACCGTCCGACGAGGTGACGTCGAACTTCACCAGGTGAATGTGCTGCCCGATGATGTCGGTTGGAGTTCTAACCTGAAAGTCGTCCAGTTCATACACGGCAGGCAACAGGTTAGTGTGGTGGAAGGTTATGCAGTCGTTGGTATTGGCACGGAAGAAGAACGGCTCCGGCGGTTTCGCGAACCCTCCGGCTGTTCCTCTGAGGTCGGCAACATCACCCCACAGCGCCAGAATGCGTTGCTGCGGGAAATGCCAGCCGGCCTTGTTCAGTCTCACGTCCAACTGAATACCGGCCGCCTTGTAGAAGCGCTCGACTCCGACAGCCTGTCCCTCGTCATTGATGCAGGGATCTGCATAGGGAGCTCCTTGCTGCGCGCCTGAAGGATTAGCCGGAGTTTTCCTGGGCAAGCCGTTGGTGATGAACTTGGCCTCCAGGCCTTCGGGTGTGAACGTCGCGTGTGACCGCTGGCCGTGATACGCCATCGCAGCCTTTTCAACAGGCTCCCCTTCTTCTTTGCGAGCCACGGCATTGGCGGTAATAAGGTTCTTGCTGAAGTCCAGCCGGTTGTGGACTTCGGTGAACGTCCCACCTGTAATGATGTGACGCGGCAGTCCGCCGTCATCCACTACGTCAAGCGGTGGAGTCGGAGGACGATGGCCGGCCACGGCAGGAATGAAGAATGGGAATCCGGGATTGCCCGTTCCCGTGATCTTAACCTGACCGTTGACGATGGATGCCTGCGCTTCAGGCAGCGGTGCCATCGGTCTGGTCGGAAGCGGCACAAGCGCCGGGATCGGCGTGCCCGCCAGTATTTCAGCATCCGGCAATGCGCGCGACCCGAATGCAGGACGTCCCTCCGCATCGAGAACCGTCCCCGATTCGAATACATCGTGGCTGCGCCAAAGCGACCACATCCCCATTGCGAAGTGCGGATAGAAGTGGCAATGGAAAATCGAATCGCCGACGACCTTATTGCGATTGCCGCTGCCGTTGTAGGTTATCTCCGTTGTGAACGCGCTGCCCGGTCCAAGCGCCTGACTGTCTAAGTATGCTGAGTTAGGATCGTCGGGCGTGTGAACCCACTGGTGAGCGTGCAGGTGATGGATGTGATGCTCCTTCGACCCGCCGTGCATAACACGGAACTTGGTGTGATCTCCAATGTACGTGTGATAGACGTTTGACGGGTCATCAGGATAAAAGGCCTTTGTTGCTTTGAATCCGAGCTTCGGGCCGCAGTTCAAATTGCCTTTCCTTATGTCTTCGATCGTGCAGGGAACGTTGGCCGGAATATCCACTACCATCGCCGGATCGCCCACCGCCCAGGACGTAAGGAAGAACTCTTCATACCTGCACTCGGTGCAATTTGCCATCGGACCTACCCCGAGGCGGTTCGCAAGAATCTCAGCTCCAATTCCTCCAGTGCCATAATTGATGGCAAACGCATCTCTGACACTGTGGAGGGTGAACTTGAGCGGGTTTTCAGGAGCGGGCTTCGGAGGATCCTCGAATTGAGGGAACGCCTGAACCGCCCCGACTTCGTCGTGGTAGATGATGGTGAATTCGCGGAACGGCTGATCGCGATCAGGTTCGACCTGAACAGCCGGATAAGTTCCCGTCGGGAACCTTCCGGCCTTCGGACCCGAGATGATCGCCGTCAAATCAGTGTGCACGATCTCAGTGCCCCTGAGCATCTTCAAAATGGGCTTGGCATCAGGAGTGAGAGCACAATCCTGCCCGTAGGGATAGCAGGCATTGTAGTTAATGATCGGGTGGCCATCAGTGGTTGTGGCCTTTGTGGCAAGCTTCAGGTCATTGGCAGTCACCTGGCTGCGATACCATTCTGCTCCGGCGGGCTGAACGTTGACCGCGCCAAAGAGTCCGGCGTTGAGCTGCCCGCCATCTCCCTCGCCGCCGGTCGTCGAGCCCATGCTGTAGAGCATGTAGCCGCCTTCACGCTCCGCATAGAACGTAAAGGTCCGGTTGCCCCCAACTGCAACGAGGCTGCTGGCGTTTTTGCCGACAAACGAACCGTCATCTGCGATGCTGTTCCTGAGTTGGAGTCCGTGCGCCCGCAGAGACACGACGCGAGTGACTACTTGTTCCTGATCAACCGGAGTAGGGTTCAAATAGTTGAAGAGGGTGACTTGCAAGCAATCGCCCACATTCATTCGAAGCACTATCGGTCGCGGACGCTTGCCGTCTCGGAGCCTGGCGTTTCCAGCGCCCAGAGGCTGACTCGATCTGGCGGCAACGACGTCCCCAGCCAGTGCGAAAATCATCCCTTGCGGCTCCACCGCTCCGAGACGATTCCAAAAGAACACCTGATCCAATGCAACGACTTTCGCCGTGACCGTGCGGCTGCAAGCAGCTGCGCCTGGCGCCGCATCAATTCCCTCTTGTGCGTTGGCAGGATCAGGAATGGCAAGAAGTGCCAGGGCGGCAAGGCTACCCAGCACGAATCGCAATAAGCGATGTTTTCTACTCATGAGCATTCCTCCTCCCTTCCATAAGGGCAGACTATTCCTGTGCACCCAGGGCCATGAGCGCCGAAATCAATGATTGTTGACTGATCCCGTCGGCCGGCGGTGAAGCAAAGCAGAACTCCGCCAACCTTCAGGCAGTGATTGAACTCGAGATATGCAGGCTTGCTCTGGCTGAGCCATCAGAGTGGCTATCTGCGGGGCCCCGAAGTCATGATTGCGGATAAACGGCGTACGGGGCGATGGATCACAGACGAAGCAAACCTTTAGCGCGTCCCGGCGCCCTCACTTGATGGCGTCGAGCCGCAACAGCCACAAGAGCAAACCATGTGCCCTCGGTCACATATTGTGAGCCCAAGATCACGCCCACAGGTGATTTTCCTTTCAAACCACGATCTGCACTTGTTGCGGTACAGTAAAGAAACAGTTGGATGCGCAACCAGCCGGTCCAGGCTCTGCGGACATTCTCGCACCAGCGTGGGTTAAACCACCCAAACACGCTACGCTCACCGCGTAATTCTCAGCGAATTTGAACCAAAGCCTGTGCGGAACGGCCGCCGCGTGATTCGGAATCTGGCTCGAGCCAGTTGGTGAAAGTCACCTGCAAGCAGTCGCCTTCATTCGCTCGAGAGCGATGGGGCCAGATTGAGCCTTCAGCTTGTGTTCGGAAGCCAGGCGTAGATTTCTTTCTGCGATTGCTTCTCACTCATTATTCTTTGTAATATCCGATGCCGGAACACACAGACACCTCGCCAGCGGCCCTGGGTTGCTTGAAAGTGAGAGAATGTTTCTGGAAATCAGGCGCTGATACTCGCCTTACATATTGCGGTAGTTCGGGCCGCCGCCGCCCTCGGGAGGCACCCAGTTGATGATTTGATAGGGATCCATGATGTCGCATGTCTTGCAATGCACGCAGTTTGAAAAGTTGATCTGAAGGCGTCGCTTCCCTTCTCCGGCGTCAACCACTTCATAGACATTCGCCGGGCAGAAGTTCTGGCAAGGGTTGCCGTACTCCTCGACGCAACGGCCGGCGCAGATACTGAAATCCAATACCTTCAGGTGCGAGGGCTGGTCTTCATTGTGATGAGTGCCTGAGTGGTAGACATCGGTAAGTTTATCGAATGTGAGCTGATTGTCGTACTTCAGTCCCGCGTACCGATCCTCGCGGCCGTCATCCTTCAGCTTCTGCATGTGCTCATGGCCTGCTTTGATCGGCAGCTTCGACGGAATGCGGCCGCCCGT
This region includes:
- a CDS encoding copper oxidase; amino-acid sequence: MSRKHRLLRFVLGSLAALALLAIPDPANAQEGIDAAPGAAACSRTVTAKVVALDQVFFWNRLGAVEPQGMIFALAGDVVAARSSQPLGAGNARLRDGKRPRPIVLRMNVGDCLQVTLFNYLNPTPVDQEQVVTRVVSLRAHGLQLRNSIADDGSFVGKNASSLVAVGGNRTFTFYAEREGGYMLYSMGSTTGGEGDGGQLNAGLFGAVNVQPAGAEWYRSQVTANDLKLATKATTTDGHPIINYNACYPYGQDCALTPDAKPILKMLRGTEIVHTDLTAIISGPKAGRFPTGTYPAVQVEPDRDQPFREFTIIYHDEVGAVQAFPQFEDPPKPAPENPLKFTLHSVRDAFAINYGTGGIGAEILANRLGVGPMANCTECRYEEFFLTSWAVGDPAMVVDIPANVPCTIEDIRKGNLNCGPKLGFKATKAFYPDDPSNVYHTYIGDHTKFRVMHGGSKEHHIHHLHAHQWVHTPDDPNSAYLDSQALGPGSAFTTEITYNGSGNRNKVVGDSIFHCHFYPHFAMGMWSLWRSHDVFESGTVLDAEGRPAFGSRALPDAEILAGTPIPALVPLPTRPMAPLPEAQASIVNGQVKITGTGNPGFPFFIPAVAGHRPPTPPLDVVDDGGLPRHIITGGTFTEVHNRLDFSKNLITANAVARKEEGEPVEKAAMAYHGQRSHATFTPEGLEAKFITNGLPRKTPANPSGAQQGAPYADPCINDEGQAVGVERFYKAAGIQLDVRLNKAGWHFPQQRILALWGDVADLRGTAGGFAKPPEPFFFRANTNDCITFHHTNLLPAVYELDDFQVRTPTDIIGQHIHLVKFDVTSSDGSGNGWNYEDGTLAPDEVIERIKAINATGGLIIPPIGDGPTIQLILDPKEHPFFHVKGAQTTIQRWYADNTLNNNKVDRTLRTVFTHDHFGPSTHQQVGLYAGLVIEPEGSTWRDPDTGVILGGQGVTPPRLLDGGPTSWRVDVWTKDTAFSYREFMLEFADFQHAYLPGTGGGVDNPHPDPAGAINPPAKEEAPLPINIQKLAICHGGDPAPCPEAISAAEPGTFVVNYRNEPIPLRIRDPHTNKQVVGEQGDLSHVFRSIKRVDEDLNQHNAYPPFYQVDKDVDAFDPFTRLLRAYEHDRVQIRILVGAHEEGHNFTVHGIKWLFEPGTPEDPLSVNNSGYRNSQMMGISEHFEFIVPNMPNKMTEKSADYLYRPGAAVDGGWNGLWGIMRVFKGAKGDLQVLPNNVNARAPILSNQGDFDGVCLKAQAPRQLNVTAVLAKNILPQKTLVYNPRLTVLKDPNHPLVSHKGPLHDPTAIMYVRSEDLDPLTGKLKAGVPIEPLILRANVGDCIDLTLTNKLPATAPDLAGWNTMPMLIEKFNANQVLPSTNVGLHPQLLFYDVTNSDGFNVGFNPVQTAAPGFSVKYRWYAGELKIDKTTSFGSLVPIEFGGTNLISSDPIKHSNKGAFGSLIILPKGKIPLGAKNNWVEDTNSRARANVYDLLGNVAFRDFVLMHQTDVNLRFGEGSTLGDGTAVPSVAEKDDVEDTAQKAFNYRTEPLWFRLGFMPDIPFTGGEAGPGGFSTRDIDFSNAVSNSVIPACLSIKPMDCKDPVTPIFTATAGQQARIHVLNAGGHGRNNVFVLHGHVWREEPYLGGSKTIGANPLSEWSGAQFGVGATFHFDAVLRNGAGGRFKVPGDYLYRTFQSFQFHNGLWGIFRVFSPLLVTDPALLDPAPVQ